A section of the Callospermophilus lateralis isolate mCalLat2 chromosome 14, mCalLat2.hap1, whole genome shotgun sequence genome encodes:
- the Pou3f3 gene encoding POU domain, class 3, transcription factor 3 yields the protein MATAASNPYLPGNSLLAAGSIVHSDAAGAGGGGGGGGGGGGGGAGGGGGGMQPGSAAVTSGAYRGDPSSVKMVQSDFMQGAMAASNGGHMLSHAHQWVTALPHAAAAAAAAAAAAVEASSPWSGSAVGMAGSPQQPPQPPPPPPQGPDVKGGAGRDDLHAGTALHHRGPPHLGPPPPPPHQGHPGGWGAAAAAAAAAAAAAAAAHLPSMAGGQQPPPQSLLYSQPGGFTVNGMLSAPPGPGGGGGGAGGGAQSLVHPGLVRGDTPELAEHHHHHHHHAHPHPPHPHHAQGPPHHGGGGGAGPGLNSHDPHSDEDTPTSDDLEQFAKQFKQRRIKLGFTQADVGLALGTLYGNVFSQTTICRFEALQLSFKNMCKLKPLLNKWLEEADSSTGSPTSIDKIAAQGRKRKKRTSIEVSVKGALESHFLKCPKPSAQEITNLADSLQLEKEVVRVWFCNRRQKEKRMTPPGIQQQTPDDVYSQVGTVSADTPPPHHGLQTSVP from the coding sequence ATGGCCACGGCGGCTTCTAACCCCTACCTGCCGGGGAACAGCCTGCTCGCGGCCGGCTCCATTGTGCACTCGGACGCGGCAGGGGCCGGTGGCGGCGGAGGTGGCGGTGGCGGCGGTGGCGGGGGAGGTGCagggggcggcggcggcggcatgcAGCCGGGGAGCGCCGCCGTGACCTCGGGCGCCTACCGAGGGGACCCGTCCTCGGTCAAGATGGTCCAGAGTGACTTCATGCAGGGGGCCATGGCCGCCAGCAACGGCGGCCATATGCTGAGCCACGCGCACCAGTGGGTCACGGCCCTGCCccacgccgccgccgccgccgccgctgccgccgccgccgcggtaGAGGCGAGCTCGCCGTGGTCGGGCAGTGCGGTGGGTATGGCCGGCAGCCCCCAGCAGCCGCCGCAGCCGCCGCCGCCACCACCGCAGGGCCCCGACGTGAAGGGTGGCGCCGGGCGCGATGACCTGCACGCCGGCACAGCGCTGCACCACCGCGGGCCGCCGCACTTAGGACCCCCACCGCCGCCCCCGCATCAGGGCCACCCCGGGGGTTGGGGGGCTGCCGCTGCtgcagccgccgccgccgcagccgccgccgccgccgcccaccTCCCGTCCATGGCCGGGGGACAGCAACCACCACCTCAGAGTCTACTCTACTCGCAGCCCGGGGGCTTCACCGTGAACGGCATGCTGAGCGCACCCCCAGGGCCCggaggaggcggcggcggcgCAGGTGGCGGCGCCCAAAGCCTAGTGCACCCAGGGCTGGTGCGCGGGGACACACCGGAGCTGGCCgaacaccatcaccaccaccaccatcacgcaCACCCGCACCCGCCGCACCCGCACCACGCGCAAGGACCCCCGCACCATGGTGGCGGCGGTGGCGCCGGGCCCGGACTCAACAGCCATGACCCGCACTCGGACGAGGACACACCAACGTCGGACGACCTGGAGCAATTCGCCAAGCAGTTTAAGCAGCGGCGCATCAAGCTGGGCTTCACGCAGGCGGACGTGGGGCTGGCGTTGGGCACGCTGTACGGCAACGTGTTCTCGCAGACCACCATCTGCCGTTTCGAGGCCCTGCAGCTAAGCTTCAAGAATATGTGCAAGCTCAAACCGCTGCTGAACaagtggctggaggaggcggaCTCGAGCACTGGCAGCCCCACCAGCATCGACAAGATCGCGGCCCAGGGCCGCAAGCGCAAGAAGCGGACCTCTATCGAGGTGAGCGTCAAGGGCGCGCTGGAGAGCCACTTCCTCAAGTGCCCCAAGCCCTCGGCGCAGGAGATCACCAACCTGGCCGACAGCCTGCAACTTGAGAAAGAGGTAGTGCGGGTCTGGTTCTGCAACCGGCGCCAGAAAGAGAAGCGCATGACACCGCCCGGGATCCAACAACAGACGCCGGACGACGTCTACTCGCAGGTAGGCACCGTGAGCGCCGACACCCCACCACCGCACCACGGGCTGCAGACGAGCGTGCCGTGA